A region from the Mustela erminea isolate mMusErm1 chromosome 10, mMusErm1.Pri, whole genome shotgun sequence genome encodes:
- the LOC116567567 gene encoding oxysterol-binding protein-related protein 9-like encodes MVESIKHCIVLLQIAKSTINPVDAIYQLSPLEPVINTMPTQTVLPPEPSQLCKSEQRPSSLPVGPVLTTLGHHQTPTPNSTGSGHSPPSSSLTSPSRVNLSPNTVPEFSYSSSEDEFYDADEFHQSGSSPKRLIDSSGSASVLTHSSSGNSLKRPDTTESLNSSMSNGTSDADLFDSHDDRDDEGEAGSVEEHKSVIMHLLSQVRLGMDLTKVVLPTFILERRSLLEMYADFFAHPDLFVSISDQKDARDRMVQVVKWFLSAFHAGRKGLVAKKPYNPILGEIFQCHWTLPNDTEENTELVSEGPVPWVSKNCVTFVAEQFSHHPPISAFYAECFNKKIQFNAHIWTKSKFLGMSIAVHNIGQGCVSCLDYDEHYILTFPNGYGRSILTVPWVELGGECNISCSKTGYSANIVFHTKPFYGGKKHRITAEIFSPNDKKSFCSVEGEWNGVMYAKYATGENAVFIDTKKLPIIKKKVRKLEDQNEYESRCLWKDVTFNLKIRDIDAATEAKHRLEERQRAEARERKEKEIQWETRLFHEDGECWVYDEPLLMKRLGAAKH; translated from the coding sequence atggtagAATCAATTAAGCACTGCATTGTGTTGCTGCAGATTGCTAAAAGTACTATTAATCCTGTAGATGCAATATATCAACTTAGTCCCTTGGAACCTGTGATCAACACAATGCCTACCCAGACTGTCTTACCTCCAGAACCTTCTCAGCTATGTAAGTCAGAACAGCGTCCATCTTCGCTACCTGTTGGACCTGTATTAACTACCTTGGGACATCATCAGACTCCAACACCAAATAGTACAGGCAGTGGGCACTCACCACCTAGTAGCAGTTTGACTTCTCCAAGCCGTGTCAACTTGTCTCCAAATACTGTCCCCGAGTTCTCTTATTCTAGCAGTGAAGATGAATTCTATGATGCTGATGAATTCCATCAAAGTGGCTCATCCCCAAAGCGCTTAATAGATTCCTCTGGATCTGCCTCAGTCTTGACACACAGCAGTTCAGGAAATAGTCTAAAGCGCCCAGATACCACAGAGTCACTTAATTCTTCCATGTCCAATGGAACAAGTGATGCTGACCTTTTCGACTCACATGATGATAGAGATGATGAAGGGGAGGCAGGGTCGGTGGAAGAGCACAAAAGCGTTATCATGCATCTCTTGTCACAGGTTAGGCTTGGAATGGATCTTACTAAGGTAGTTCTTCCAACATTCATTCTTGAAAGAAGATCTCTTTTAGAAATGTATGCAGACTTTTTTGCACATCCGGATCTGTTTGTGAGCATTAGTGACCAGAAGGATGCCAGAGATCGAATGGTTCAGGTTGTGAAATGGTTCCTCTCCGCCTTTCATGCAGGAAGGAAAGGATTGGTTGCCAAAAAGCCATACAACCCCATTTTAGGCGAAATCTTTCAGTGTCACTGGACATTGCCAAATGATACTGAAGAGAACACAGAGCTAGTTTCAGAAGGACCAGTTCCCTGGGTTTCCAAAAACTGTGTGACGTTTGTGGCTGAACAGTTTTCCCATCATCCACCTATTTCAGCCTTTTATGCTGAGTGCTTTAACAAGAAGATACAATTCAATGCTCATATCTGGACCAAATCAAAATTCCTTGGGATGTCAATTGCGGTGCACAACATAGGGCAGGGCTGTGTCTCGTGTCTAGATTATGATGAACATTATATTCTCACATTCCCCAATGGTTATGGAAGGTCTATCCTCACAGTGCCCTGGGTGGAACTAGGCGGAGAATGCAACATCAGTTGTTCCAAAACTGGCTATAGTGCAAATATCGTCTTCCACACTAAACCTTTCTATGGGGGCAAGAAGCACAGAATTACTGCTGAGATTTTTTCTCCAAATGATAAGAAGTCTTTTTGCTCAGTTGAAGGGGAATGGAATGGTGTAATGTATGCAAAATATGCAACAGGGGAAAATGCAGTTTTTATAGATACCAAGAAGTTGCCTATAATTAAGAAGAAAGTGAGGAAGTTGGAAGATCAGAATGAGTATGAATCCCGCTGCCTTTGGAAGGATGTCACTTTCAACTTAAAAATCAGAGACATTGATGCAGCAACCGAAGCCAAGCATAGACttgaagaaagacaaagagcagAAGCtcgggaaaggaaggaaaaggaaattcagtGGGAGACAAGGTTATTTCATGAAGATGGAGAATGTTGGGTTTACGATGAACCGTTACTGATGAAACGTCTTGGTGCTGCCAAGCATTAG